One Acetobacterium sp. KB-1 DNA segment encodes these proteins:
- the queA gene encoding tRNA preQ1(34) S-adenosylmethionine ribosyltransferase-isomerase QueA, whose amino-acid sequence MDKTDFYYDLPDELIAQSPLEKRDNSRLMVINREKNTIADQNFFEVTNYLRPGDLLVMNNTKVLPGRLFGTREDTGGKVEILLLRHLSQKDWEIMVKPGKRARVGARIVFSPELKGEITGTTQGGLRIISFEYLGVFEEIIDEIGLMPVPPYIHETLKDNNRYQTVYAKHDGSSAAPTAGLHFTPDLLQKIEAMGVEIAEVTLHVGIGTFRPVKCDVIEEHHMHEEYYEVPEETAKAIKRTRERGGRVIAVGTTSVRTLESNAKLHDGVVTAYTGVTDIFIYPGYQWEVVDALITNFHLPESTLLMLVSAFYNREAIMKAYQSAIDWKYRFFSFGDAMLIE is encoded by the coding sequence ATGGATAAAACTGACTTTTATTATGATCTCCCGGATGAACTGATCGCCCAGAGTCCTTTGGAAAAAAGAGACAATTCCCGGTTAATGGTGATTAATAGAGAAAAAAACACCATTGCCGATCAGAACTTTTTTGAAGTGACGAATTATTTAAGGCCCGGGGATTTACTGGTGATGAATAACACCAAGGTGTTGCCGGGCCGGCTGTTTGGTACCCGCGAAGATACCGGGGGCAAGGTGGAAATCCTGCTGTTGCGACATCTGTCTCAAAAAGACTGGGAAATCATGGTCAAACCGGGAAAGCGGGCTCGGGTTGGTGCTCGGATTGTGTTTAGTCCGGAGCTTAAGGGTGAGATTACCGGAACCACCCAGGGTGGACTGCGGATTATCAGTTTTGAATATTTGGGCGTTTTTGAGGAAATTATCGATGAGATCGGCCTGATGCCGGTTCCGCCGTATATTCACGAAACCCTAAAGGACAATAACCGCTATCAGACTGTCTATGCTAAACATGATGGCTCATCAGCAGCGCCCACTGCCGGGCTCCATTTCACACCGGATCTGCTTCAGAAAATTGAAGCGATGGGAGTGGAAATTGCCGAGGTGACTCTCCATGTGGGGATTGGTACCTTTCGTCCAGTAAAATGTGATGTGATTGAAGAACATCATATGCATGAAGAATATTACGAGGTACCGGAAGAAACCGCCAAGGCCATTAAGCGAACCAGGGAAAGAGGTGGTCGGGTTATCGCCGTCGGCACCACCTCAGTGCGAACCCTGGAAAGTAACGCCAAGCTGCATGACGGCGTGGTAACTGCCTATACCGGAGTGACGGATATTTTTATTTACCCCGGCTATCAGTGGGAGGTGGTGGATGCGTTGATTACGAATTTCCATCTACCAGAATCCACCCTATTGATGCTGGTGTCGGCCTTTTATAACCGG